A region from the Telopea speciosissima isolate NSW1024214 ecotype Mountain lineage unplaced genomic scaffold, Tspe_v1 Tspe_v1.1116, whole genome shotgun sequence genome encodes:
- the LOC122648435 gene encoding uncharacterized protein LOC122648435, producing the protein MGKPTKTKKPEILGKGKVTPVQIAFIVDRYLSDNNYIQTRSIFRTEASTLISKTHIQEAPKSLLSLAAILDEYICLKEQKVMFEQEKRWVEQEKCRVETLMKGMQSVMQAYSSAGNTSLSLTSATAPKSMSLILPSDRNTASPAGTIPTPFAFILSYLSNNSTSDFYPAVFLVSASYLIRSFKTY; encoded by the exons ATGGGGAAGCCTACGAAGACCAAAAAACCAGAGATCTTGGGGAAGGGAAAGGTTACTCCAGTCCAGATCGCGTTCATCGTTGACCGTTATCTGTCCGACAACAACTACATCCAAACTCGTTCCATCTTCAGAACAGAAGCTTCAACTCTCATTTCGAAAACACACATCCAAGAG GCGCCAAAGAGTTTATTGAGTCTCGCAGCGATATTGGATGAGTACATTTGCTTGAAGGAGCAAAAGGTGATGTTCGAGCAGGAGAAGCGGTGGGTTGAGCAGGAAAAATGCCGCGTTGAGACCTTAATGAAGGGTATGCAAAGTGTGATGCAAGCTTACAGCTCCGCAGGAAACACTTCCCTATCTTTGACTTCCGCTACGGCACCTAAGTCAATGTCTCTGATTCTTCCATCAGATCGCAATACTGCATCCCCTGCAGGTACTATTCCAACACCATTTGCGTTTATTCTCAGTTATTTGTCGAATAATTCTACTTCTGATTTTTATCCTGCGGTTTTCTTAGTTAGTGCCTCGTATCTGATCCGGTCATTCAAAACCTACG